Proteins from a genomic interval of Rhizobium etli CFN 42:
- the cobA gene encoding uroporphyrinogen-III C-methyltransferase, whose translation MLNSIVSHLPALEPGSVWLVGAGPGDPGLLTLLAARGLAEADVIVHDALVNEDCLRLAHPDAELEYAGKRGGKPSAKQRDISLRLVELARAGKRVLRLKGGDPFVFGRGGEEALTLVEHNIPFRIVPGITAGIGGLAYAGIPVTHREINHAVTFLTGHDSSGIVPDRIDWEAIGKGSPVIVMYMAMKHIAQISANLIASGRSPSEPVAFVCNAATGAQQVLETTLGQATEAVTASGLEPPAVVVVGEVVRLRASLDWLGALAGRRLQPDPFRQAGQVLA comes from the coding sequence ATGTTGAATAGCATAGTCTCCCATTTGCCGGCGCTGGAGCCGGGCAGCGTCTGGCTCGTCGGGGCCGGTCCGGGTGATCCGGGCCTGCTGACGCTTTTGGCCGCCAGGGGGCTCGCCGAGGCCGATGTGATCGTCCATGACGCGCTGGTCAATGAGGACTGTCTGAGGCTCGCGCACCCCGACGCCGAACTCGAATATGCCGGCAAACGCGGCGGCAAACCCTCGGCCAAGCAGCGGGATATTTCGTTGCGCCTGGTGGAATTGGCGCGCGCCGGCAAGCGGGTGCTGCGGCTGAAGGGCGGCGATCCCTTCGTCTTCGGGCGCGGCGGCGAGGAGGCTCTGACGCTGGTCGAACACAATATCCCATTCCGCATCGTGCCGGGTATCACTGCCGGTATCGGCGGGCTTGCCTATGCCGGCATTCCGGTGACGCATCGCGAGATCAATCATGCGGTGACGTTTCTCACCGGCCATGATTCCTCCGGCATCGTACCCGACAGGATCGACTGGGAAGCGATCGGCAAGGGTTCGCCCGTGATCGTCATGTACATGGCGATGAAGCACATCGCCCAGATCAGCGCCAACCTCATTGCTTCGGGCCGCTCGCCGTCCGAGCCCGTGGCTTTCGTCTGCAATGCGGCGACCGGCGCTCAGCAGGTGCTGGAGACGACGCTTGGGCAGGCGACCGAGGCTGTCACCGCCTCCGGGCTCGAGCCGCCGGCCGTGGTCGTCGTCGGCGAGGTGGTGCGGCTCCGAGCCTCGCTCGATTGGCTCGGCGCTCTCGCCGGACGACGCCTGCAGCCCGATCCGTTCCGCCAGGCCGGCCAGGTGCTCGCATGA
- a CDS encoding nucleoside hydrolase — protein sequence MHKVIYDTDPGVDDAMALLFLHRHPEIDLIGITTVFGNASVETTTRNALFLKREWNIPAPVAKGASVTIDASRAEREWPAMVHGDNGLGDIEVPHTIDLPLDPRPAHRFIIDTVRANPGEVRLVAVGRMTNLAMALKEDPEIATLVRDVVIMGGNFYVPGNVSPVAEANIHGDPEAADIVMTAPWKVVVIGLDVTSITTMSRSYLGRMAAEGDGAVKLLDALSQSYIDFYKHAVEDGMMVHDSCAAVYVVAPELFSSISGAVRVVCGGIADGQTIVKPDGRRFPPGDWDDRPSQIVTTGIESEKVLNLIRDTLLRG from the coding sequence ATCACCACAGTCTTCGGCAATGCATCGGTCGAGACCACGACGCGCAATGCGCTCTTCCTCAAGCGTGAGTGGAATATACCTGCACCCGTCGCCAAGGGCGCCAGCGTCACCATCGATGCCTCGCGCGCCGAGCGGGAATGGCCGGCCATGGTGCATGGCGACAACGGCCTCGGCGATATCGAGGTGCCGCACACGATCGACCTGCCGCTCGATCCCCGGCCGGCGCACCGATTCATCATCGACACCGTGCGGGCCAATCCCGGCGAGGTGCGCCTGGTCGCTGTCGGCCGGATGACCAATCTGGCGATGGCGCTGAAGGAGGATCCCGAGATTGCGACCCTGGTCAGGGACGTCGTCATCATGGGTGGCAATTTCTATGTGCCCGGCAATGTCTCGCCGGTCGCCGAGGCCAATATTCACGGCGATCCCGAGGCCGCCGACATCGTGATGACCGCGCCCTGGAAGGTGGTCGTCATCGGCCTCGACGTCACATCGATCACCACGATGAGCCGCAGTTATCTCGGCAGGATGGCGGCCGAGGGAGATGGCGCCGTGAAACTGCTCGATGCACTCTCGCAGTCCTACATCGACTTCTACAAGCATGCGGTCGAGGACGGCATGATGGTGCATGACAGCTGCGCCGCAGTCTACGTCGTCGCGCCGGAACTGTTCTCGTCCATATCGGGCGCCGTGCGTGTCGTCTGCGGCGGCATTGCCGATGGCCAGACGATCGTCAAGCCGGATGGCCGCCGCTTCCCGCCGGGCGATTGGGATGACCGGCCGAGCCAGATCGTCACCACAGGGATCGAGTCGGAAAAGGTCCTGAATCTGATCCGCGATACGCTGCTTCGCGGCTGA
- the cobD gene encoding threonine-phosphate decarboxylase CobD, giving the protein MSAPIVHGGGVTAAAAAFGGRPEDWLDLSTGINPCPAALPEIPTRAWHRLPDSHLVDEARRTARDYYGSGEILPLPVPGTQSVIQLLPRLLTMGEGAKVAIVAPTYGEYARAFISAGFAVNTVNHVAAIGNEHRLAVVVNPNNPDGLAWPVETLIGLHDRMKAVNGLLVVDEAFGDADPALSLAGHAQRLSKLVIFRSFGKFFGLAGLRLGFAIAPDDILKRFEEWLGPWAVSGPALSIAGSLLRSDVSAIRRLINERRAGLHAVLTGLGLQITGGTALFTLVDDARAGDIYTHLCRHHILVRKFDYAPTWLRFGLTPDPAADRWLGEVLQRFER; this is encoded by the coding sequence ATGAGCGCGCCGATCGTCCACGGTGGCGGAGTTACTGCCGCTGCTGCCGCCTTTGGCGGCAGGCCGGAAGACTGGCTCGACCTTTCTACCGGAATCAATCCATGCCCGGCGGCCCTACCGGAAATCCCGACAAGGGCCTGGCACCGCCTCCCGGACAGCCATCTGGTCGATGAGGCAAGGCGGACGGCGCGCGATTACTACGGGAGCGGCGAGATCCTGCCGCTGCCGGTGCCCGGCACGCAATCGGTGATCCAGCTTCTGCCGAGATTGCTGACAATGGGTGAAGGCGCCAAGGTCGCCATCGTGGCGCCGACCTATGGCGAGTATGCGCGCGCTTTTATTTCGGCCGGTTTTGCCGTCAATACCGTCAATCATGTCGCTGCGATCGGAAACGAGCATCGGCTTGCCGTCGTTGTCAATCCGAACAATCCCGATGGGCTGGCATGGCCTGTGGAAACGCTGATTGGCCTGCATGACAGGATGAAGGCGGTCAATGGACTTCTGGTTGTCGACGAAGCCTTCGGCGATGCCGATCCGGCGCTCAGTCTCGCGGGCCACGCGCAGAGGCTTTCCAAGCTGGTGATCTTCCGCTCCTTCGGCAAGTTTTTCGGGCTCGCCGGTCTGCGGCTCGGCTTTGCGATTGCGCCTGATGATATTCTCAAGCGTTTCGAGGAGTGGCTCGGACCCTGGGCGGTTTCAGGACCGGCCCTTTCGATAGCGGGCTCGCTGCTGCGTTCGGACGTTTCCGCCATCCGCCGGCTCATCAATGAACGCCGGGCCGGGCTTCATGCGGTGCTGACCGGGCTCGGGCTGCAGATTACAGGGGGAACGGCGTTGTTTACCCTTGTCGACGATGCCAGGGCGGGCGACATTTACACGCATCTCTGCCGCCATCATATTCTCGTCCGCAAGTTCGACTATGCGCCCACTTG
- a CDS encoding cobyrinate a,c-diamide synthase produces MSGLLIAAPSSGAGKTTVTLGLLRALRRRGIAVAPGKAGPDYIDPAFHAAASGTLCLNFDPWAMRPELISANATLHRSGDRILVVEAMMGLFDGAADGKGTAADLAAQLGLSVVLVIDASRMSQSVAPLVAGFAGFRADVRVAGVILNRVGSERHEAMLRQALEAIRMPVIAVIRSDKALALPARHLGLVQAGEHASLEGFIEHAADAVSEECNYEFLLRIARQGLNRPSAANIDRLPPLGSRIAVARDIAFAFSYEHMLLGWRRRGAAISFFSPLADEAPAADADAIYLPGGYPELHAGTLSQAPNFRAALVDAAARGIRIYGECGGYMVLGEGLIDAEGKRHEMLGLLPVVTSYAARKRHLGYRHVMPLDGAIFKRAMTAHEFHYSTPISEGEGERLFQVRDALGTDLGPAGLRRGQVAGSYMHLIDLAGISA; encoded by the coding sequence ATGAGCGGCCTCCTGATCGCAGCTCCTTCTTCCGGTGCCGGCAAGACGACGGTGACGCTCGGGCTGCTCAGAGCCTTGCGTCGGCGCGGCATCGCGGTCGCGCCCGGCAAGGCCGGCCCCGACTATATCGATCCCGCCTTCCATGCCGCTGCGAGCGGCACGCTCTGCCTGAATTTCGATCCCTGGGCGATGCGGCCGGAGCTGATCTCGGCCAATGCCACGCTGCACCGCTCCGGTGACCGCATTCTCGTCGTCGAGGCAATGATGGGACTGTTCGACGGGGCGGCCGACGGCAAGGGGACGGCGGCGGATCTGGCCGCCCAGCTCGGCCTTTCCGTGGTACTGGTCATCGACGCTTCGCGCATGTCGCAATCGGTAGCGCCGCTGGTGGCGGGTTTTGCCGGTTTCCGCGCCGATGTGCGCGTTGCCGGCGTCATCCTCAACAGGGTCGGCAGCGAACGGCACGAGGCGATGCTGCGTCAGGCGCTCGAGGCGATCCGCATGCCGGTGATCGCCGTGATCCGCAGCGACAAGGCGCTGGCCCTGCCCGCTCGCCATCTCGGCCTTGTTCAGGCCGGTGAGCATGCAAGCCTCGAAGGTTTCATCGAGCATGCGGCGGATGCCGTCTCCGAGGAATGCAATTACGAGTTTCTGCTGCGCATCGCCAGGCAGGGCCTCAACCGGCCGTCGGCTGCCAATATCGATCGCCTGCCGCCACTCGGCAGTCGCATTGCGGTGGCCCGCGATATCGCTTTCGCCTTTTCCTATGAACATATGCTGCTTGGCTGGCGGCGGCGGGGTGCCGCGATTTCCTTCTTCTCGCCGCTCGCCGACGAAGCGCCTGCTGCCGATGCGGATGCGATCTATCTGCCGGGTGGCTATCCCGAGCTGCATGCCGGAACGCTTTCCCAGGCGCCGAATTTCCGCGCCGCCCTTGTCGATGCGGCGGCGCGCGGCATCCGGATCTATGGCGAGTGCGGCGGCTACATGGTGCTCGGCGAAGGACTGATCGACGCAGAGGGCAAGCGTCACGAGATGCTCGGCCTGCTGCCTGTCGTCACGAGCTATGCCGCGCGCAAACGCCATCTCGGTTATCGTCACGTCATGCCGCTCGACGGTGCAATCTTTAAGCGGGCGATGACGGCGCATGAATTCCACTATTCCACCCCCATTTCGGAAGGCGAGGGCGAGCGGCTGTTTCAGGTGCGGGATGCGCTCGGAACCGATCTCGGCCCGGCGGGACTCCGGCGCGGGCAGGTGGCGGGTTCCTACATGCATTTGATCGATCTCGCCGGGATCTCCGCATGA